The Anaerolineales bacterium region ATCGTGAGTCGGCGGGGAGGGGCGGCAAGGCAGTGACGCTGGTGAAGAACCTCTCGCTTTCGGCGGAGGATATGAAATTATTGGCGAAGAAGTTGAAGCAGGAATGCGGCACGGGCGGGACGATCAAGGATGGCGTGATCGAAATCCAAGGCAAGCATCGCGAGAAAATTGCGGCGTTGTTATCGAGGTTGGGGTACA contains the following coding sequences:
- a CDS encoding translation initiation factor: MSPHQQTVYLHRESAGRGGKAVTLVKNLSLSAEDMKLLAKKLKQECGTGGTIKDGVIEIQGKHREKIAALLSRLGYKVKIAGG